One region of Baekduia soli genomic DNA includes:
- the ileS gene encoding isoleucine--tRNA ligase: MSRRPVDPNQSFPALEEQVLERWRERDVFAESLRNRAAAPPWVFWEGPPTANGRPGVHHVLARAFKDIYPRYKTMRGHLVQRKGGWDCHGLPVEINVEQQLGLNNKHEIEAYGIAEFNAKCRESVFEYLEDWNRLTERIGFWVDLEHAYRTLDTDYVESVWWSLRRIFDKDLLYEGHKVVPYCPRCGTALSSHELALGYKDVVDPSVYVRFAVVQDGGPLQAGDELLVWTTTPWTLVSNAAVAVDPELTYVRAKTGALEAPVVLAEALVDRVLAPTHPDVEVQILARFPGAAMDGVRYEPPFPYIKGAEYGERGHTVLLGDFVTAEDGTGLVHTAIAFGEDDYRLGARYGLTVVNPVRLDGTYDERIKGYEGRFVKDADADLVEDLRRRGRLLKAQDYEHSYPHCWRCGTPLLYYAKPSWYIATSRLRDRLLAANDQVTWHPEHVKTGRFGRWLENNVDWALSRERYWGTPLPIWRCENDPSHIHCIGSFAELEELSGTKVDDPHRPYVDDISFPCPQCAARMQRVPEVIDVWFDSGAMQFAQWHAPFENQDQFERSWPADFVCEALDQTRGWFYSLLAVSVLLYDESPYKDVVCLGLILDEDGQKMSKSKGNVVDPFAVLDEFGADALRWYFFSSKQPWDGYRFSLETIGEGVRLFLNTLWNTYGFLVLYENAAGGETVGEPETPPTALDRWILSRLGGTVEVVGERMDAFDATVAAREIAGFVDDLSNWYVRRSRRRFWEGDPRAFATLRHCLVTVAQLLAPFTPFVADEIYDNLDGSAGSVHLTDWPEPSPRDLALEVSMATAREAVALGLRARAGAKVGLRRPLREAVVVAAGREREALEAMADVVREELNVKALRFVDEADELGNYDLKPNYRALGPRFGKAMPQVAAAIEALDADHVAVTLREGRTVGVNVDGHDHELADGDLLVGLQPLEGFQVEREGGHAVALDLAMDDALRREGWAREVVRAVQNARKEAGLEVSDRIALVLGGDGELLEAAREHEALVAGEVLALSVRYDGDGDGAAATVDGRPLSIAVSRSA, translated from the coding sequence ATGTCCCGCCGCCCGGTCGACCCGAACCAGTCCTTCCCCGCGCTCGAGGAGCAGGTGCTCGAGCGCTGGCGCGAGCGCGACGTCTTCGCCGAGTCGCTGCGCAACCGCGCCGCGGCGCCCCCGTGGGTGTTCTGGGAGGGGCCGCCGACCGCCAACGGCAGGCCCGGCGTCCACCACGTTCTGGCCCGCGCGTTCAAGGACATCTACCCGCGCTACAAGACGATGCGCGGCCACCTCGTGCAGCGCAAGGGCGGCTGGGACTGCCACGGGCTCCCGGTCGAGATCAACGTCGAGCAGCAGCTCGGCCTCAACAACAAGCACGAGATCGAGGCCTACGGCATCGCGGAGTTCAACGCGAAGTGCCGCGAGTCGGTCTTCGAGTACCTCGAGGACTGGAACCGCCTCACGGAGCGCATCGGCTTCTGGGTCGACCTCGAGCACGCCTACCGCACGCTGGACACCGACTACGTCGAGTCGGTCTGGTGGTCGCTGCGGCGCATCTTCGACAAGGACCTGCTCTACGAGGGCCACAAGGTGGTGCCCTACTGCCCGCGCTGCGGCACGGCGCTGTCGAGCCACGAGCTCGCGCTGGGCTACAAGGACGTCGTCGACCCCTCGGTCTACGTGCGCTTCGCCGTCGTCCAGGACGGCGGCCCGCTGCAGGCCGGCGACGAGCTGCTGGTGTGGACGACGACGCCCTGGACGCTGGTGTCCAACGCGGCGGTCGCCGTGGACCCCGAGCTGACCTACGTGCGGGCCAAGACCGGCGCGCTGGAGGCGCCCGTCGTGCTCGCCGAGGCGCTCGTCGATCGGGTATTGGCGCCCACCCATCCCGACGTCGAGGTGCAGATCCTCGCGCGCTTCCCGGGAGCCGCGATGGACGGCGTGCGCTACGAGCCCCCGTTCCCCTACATCAAGGGCGCCGAGTACGGCGAGCGCGGCCACACCGTCCTCCTCGGCGACTTCGTCACCGCCGAGGACGGCACGGGCCTCGTGCACACCGCGATCGCCTTCGGCGAGGACGACTACCGGCTCGGCGCCCGCTACGGCCTGACCGTCGTCAACCCCGTGCGCCTGGACGGCACCTACGACGAGCGCATCAAGGGCTACGAGGGACGCTTCGTCAAGGACGCCGACGCCGACCTCGTCGAGGACCTGCGCCGCCGCGGCCGGCTGCTCAAGGCCCAGGACTACGAGCACAGCTACCCGCACTGCTGGCGGTGCGGCACGCCGCTGCTGTACTACGCCAAGCCGTCCTGGTACATCGCGACCTCCAGGCTGCGCGACCGCCTCCTGGCCGCCAACGACCAGGTCACCTGGCATCCCGAGCACGTCAAGACCGGCCGCTTCGGCCGCTGGCTGGAGAACAACGTCGACTGGGCGCTGTCGCGCGAGCGCTACTGGGGCACGCCGCTGCCCATCTGGCGCTGCGAGAACGACCCGTCCCACATCCACTGCATCGGGTCCTTCGCCGAGCTCGAGGAGCTGTCGGGCACGAAGGTCGACGACCCGCACCGGCCCTACGTCGACGACATCTCGTTCCCGTGCCCGCAGTGCGCGGCGCGGATGCAGCGCGTCCCCGAGGTCATCGACGTCTGGTTCGACTCCGGGGCGATGCAGTTCGCCCAGTGGCACGCGCCCTTCGAGAACCAGGACCAGTTCGAGCGCTCGTGGCCGGCCGACTTCGTCTGCGAGGCGCTGGACCAGACCCGCGGGTGGTTCTACTCGCTGCTGGCCGTGTCGGTGCTGCTCTACGACGAGTCGCCCTACAAGGACGTCGTCTGCCTCGGGCTGATCCTCGACGAGGACGGCCAGAAGATGTCGAAGTCCAAGGGCAACGTCGTCGATCCGTTCGCCGTGCTCGACGAGTTCGGCGCCGACGCGCTGCGCTGGTACTTCTTCTCCTCCAAGCAGCCGTGGGACGGCTACCGCTTCTCGCTGGAGACGATCGGCGAGGGCGTGCGCCTGTTCCTCAACACCCTGTGGAACACGTACGGGTTCCTCGTGTTGTACGAGAACGCGGCGGGCGGGGAGACGGTCGGCGAGCCCGAGACGCCTCCGACCGCGCTGGACCGCTGGATCCTGTCGCGGCTGGGCGGCACGGTCGAGGTCGTCGGCGAGCGGATGGACGCGTTCGACGCGACCGTCGCGGCGCGCGAGATCGCCGGGTTCGTCGACGATCTCTCCAACTGGTACGTCCGCCGCTCGCGGCGGCGCTTCTGGGAGGGCGACCCGCGGGCGTTCGCGACGCTGCGCCACTGCCTGGTCACCGTCGCCCAGCTCCTGGCGCCGTTCACGCCGTTCGTGGCCGACGAGATCTACGACAACCTCGACGGGTCCGCCGGGTCGGTGCACCTGACCGACTGGCCGGAGCCGTCGCCGCGCGACCTCGCGCTCGAGGTCTCCATGGCCACGGCGCGCGAGGCCGTGGCGCTGGGGCTGCGGGCGCGGGCGGGCGCGAAGGTCGGCCTGCGCCGCCCGCTGCGCGAGGCCGTCGTCGTGGCCGCCGGACGCGAGCGCGAGGCGCTGGAGGCGATGGCCGACGTCGTGCGCGAGGAGCTCAACGTCAAGGCGCTGCGCTTCGTCGACGAGGCCGACGAGCTGGGCAACTACGACCTCAAGCCCAACTACCGCGCGCTGGGCCCGCGGTTCGGCAAGGCGATGCCCCAGGTCGCCGCGGCGATCGAGGCGCTCGACGCCGACCACGTCGCCGTCACGCTGCGTGAGGGCCGCACGGTCGGGGTCAACGTCGACGGCCACGACCACGAGCTGGCCGATGGCGACCTGCTCGTCGGGCTGCAGCCGCTGGAGGGCTTCCAGGTCGAGCGCGAGGGCGGCCACGCCGTGGCGCTGGACCTCGCGATGGACGACGCGCTGCGCCGCGAGGGCTGGGCGCGCGAGGTCGTCCGCGCTGTGCAGAACGCGCGCAAGGAGGCCGGCCTGGAGGTCAGCGACCGCATCGCGCTGGTGCTCGGCGGCGACGGCGAGCTGCTCGAGGCCGCGCGCGAGCACGAGGCGCTCGTGGCGGGCGAGGTCCTGGCGCTGTCGGTGCGCTACGACGGCGACGGCGACGGCGCGGCGGCCACCGTCGACGGGCGCCCGCTCTCGATCGCGGTCAGCCGCAGCGCGTAG
- a CDS encoding MerR family transcriptional regulator, whose product MAGSIRTNAAAAMLGVSPNTLRSWERRFGYPEPTRTAGGHRQFDLAEIEALRAAFEETQNISSAISVARERGLGPASPARLRSAFGRFDEDGANRLIEESLTVRSVERTIEEVLLPSVEALSGEEGAAATPEFGFAWRFTTGWLAATQRVSPPASRPEGVLVFDASRPPDVEALHTQALELVLRRGGLRTLTLSADCDPSRLTHAISALDPRAVVLTGRRASLDALGRLVFSARRVAGESVAILDFRGAIPHAGSSTVERLPDGALAAREAILARVEGRVVAGRFGRGPSTAINL is encoded by the coding sequence ATGGCCGGATCGATCCGCACCAACGCCGCCGCCGCGATGCTGGGGGTGAGCCCGAACACCCTGCGCTCGTGGGAGCGCCGGTTCGGCTACCCGGAGCCCACACGGACCGCCGGCGGCCACCGGCAGTTCGACCTGGCCGAGATCGAGGCGCTGCGCGCCGCGTTCGAGGAGACCCAGAACATCTCCTCGGCCATCTCCGTGGCCCGCGAGCGTGGCCTGGGCCCCGCCTCGCCCGCGCGGCTGCGCTCCGCGTTCGGCCGCTTCGACGAGGACGGCGCGAACCGCCTCATCGAGGAGAGCCTGACCGTGCGCTCCGTCGAGCGGACGATCGAGGAGGTGCTGCTGCCGTCCGTCGAGGCCCTGTCGGGCGAGGAGGGCGCCGCCGCCACGCCGGAGTTCGGCTTCGCCTGGCGCTTCACGACGGGCTGGCTGGCCGCCACCCAGCGCGTGTCGCCGCCCGCGTCGCGTCCCGAGGGCGTCCTGGTCTTCGACGCCAGCCGGCCGCCCGACGTCGAGGCGCTGCACACGCAGGCGCTCGAGCTCGTGCTGCGCCGCGGCGGCCTGCGCACGCTGACCCTCAGCGCCGACTGCGACCCGTCGCGCCTCACGCACGCCATCAGCGCGCTGGATCCGCGCGCCGTGGTGCTCACGGGCCGCCGCGCATCGCTCGACGCGCTCGGCCGCCTCGTCTTCAGCGCCCGCCGCGTGGCGGGCGAGTCGGTGGCCATCCTGGACTTCCGCGGCGCGATCCCGCACGCGGGCAGCAGCACCGTCGAGCGGCTCCCCGACGGCGCCCTGGCGGCGCGCGAGGCGATCCTCGCGCGCGTCGAGGGCCGCGTGGTCGCCGGGCGCTTCGGGCGCGGCCCGTCGACGGCCATCAACCTCTGA
- a CDS encoding MerR family transcriptional regulator, whose amino-acid sequence MRTLKTSEAAAVLNVSPNTLRAWERRFGYPKPQRSPGKHRLYTHGEIAALRDALQEGLSISSAISRARESVSADTHVLVGALAAYELERADAAMEGALALRSVERSVEEVLIPSLEEIADRHGTDSAPWALAARWASEWLQRAQRLSPPATRRPTVLLGDATRDALDPDALALRALELCITRSGVRALTLPVTGLAGLGDVLTSYAPRVVVIAGGDEADDAVARWAYRVRAGAGALPILLFRRRGRDERTRTTGARHLPASPTLASSQLSDFIEGGARDLSLNEPLDLDLDDDVAVPPGRGRLTA is encoded by the coding sequence TTGCGCACGCTGAAGACCTCTGAAGCGGCTGCCGTCCTGAACGTCAGCCCGAACACGCTCCGAGCGTGGGAGCGCCGGTTCGGCTACCCCAAGCCACAGCGTTCGCCGGGCAAGCACCGGCTCTACACCCACGGCGAGATCGCCGCGCTGCGCGACGCGCTGCAGGAGGGGCTGTCGATCTCGTCGGCGATCTCCCGCGCGCGTGAGTCTGTGTCGGCCGACACGCACGTGCTCGTCGGGGCCCTCGCGGCCTACGAGCTCGAGCGGGCCGACGCCGCGATGGAGGGCGCCCTGGCGCTGCGCTCCGTCGAGCGCTCCGTCGAGGAGGTGCTGATCCCCTCGCTGGAGGAGATCGCCGACCGCCACGGGACCGACTCCGCCCCCTGGGCGCTGGCGGCCCGGTGGGCCAGCGAGTGGCTGCAGCGCGCCCAGCGCCTGTCGCCGCCGGCGACCCGCCGCCCGACGGTCCTGCTGGGCGACGCCACGCGCGACGCCCTGGACCCCGACGCGCTGGCGCTCCGCGCGTTGGAGCTGTGCATCACGCGCTCCGGCGTCCGGGCGCTGACCCTGCCCGTGACCGGCCTGGCCGGCCTGGGCGACGTGCTGACGAGCTACGCGCCGCGCGTCGTCGTCATCGCGGGCGGCGACGAGGCCGACGACGCCGTGGCCCGCTGGGCCTACCGCGTCCGGGCCGGCGCCGGCGCCCTGCCGATCCTGCTGTTCCGCCGTCGCGGGCGCGACGAGCGCACGCGCACCACCGGGGCGCGCCACCTGCCGGCCTCGCCGACCCTGGCCTCCAGCCAGCTCTCGGACTTCATCGAGGGCGGCGCGCGCGATCTGTCCCTGAACGAGCCTCTCGACCTCGACCTCGACGACGACGTCGCCGTTCCGCCGGGGAGAGGCCGGCTGACCGCTTGA
- a CDS encoding MarR family winged helix-turn-helix transcriptional regulator has protein sequence MTLPQLGDPLAHRALDSLLRAETSVRRRLSADLEREGLSASGFSVLVVLSTAGGELELRTLRARLRTSKANATEVVTTLETRGMVQRFRLAHDRRAASVRLTVKGRELIDRLFPEHTRRVQDAFSVLDEAEKRILAEICRKLAA, from the coding sequence ATGACGCTTCCCCAGCTCGGCGACCCTCTGGCCCATCGGGCGCTGGACTCCCTCCTGCGTGCCGAGACCAGCGTGCGTCGGCGGCTCTCCGCCGACCTGGAGCGAGAGGGCCTGTCGGCCTCGGGCTTCTCGGTGCTCGTGGTCCTGTCGACCGCGGGCGGCGAGCTCGAGCTGCGCACGCTGCGCGCCCGCCTGCGCACCTCGAAGGCCAACGCCACCGAGGTCGTGACGACCCTCGAGACGCGCGGCATGGTCCAGCGCTTCCGCCTGGCCCACGACCGGCGCGCCGCGTCCGTGCGGCTGACCGTCAAGGGCCGCGAGCTCATCGACCGGCTGTTCCCCGAGCACACCCGGCGAGTGCAGGACGCGTTCTCGGTCCTCGACGAGGCCGAGAAGCGCATCCTCGCCGAGATCTGCCGCAAGCTGGCGGCGTAG